ggttAATGACTATCTTCAACTTCAAGATAGTCAGTAGCCTTTACGATTACGACTGTTATTAACCTTTACTTAAGCCCAtggttattttaaatttgacctataaataaaataatcatttcaTCCCAttaatgttaaaataattactgtCAGATTAATTAAGATAGTTCTTCTCTAATTAATATAGTCATTATCTGCTAATCTCAGATAATATGACTaacaagattaaaaaatgatagttaGCTGTAATTAAGATAGTCATTATCTGCCGATCTCAGATAATGTGACTAACATATACATAATTGATATTTCAATTaactaaacaaacaaaatctcAGCAAATCTTCATGATAGGACAACCAATCATgtacaaaatcaagaaaatttattGACACTTGAATTCATAACGTTGCATATGAGTAAAGTTAAAAAATCTAAGCTGAACAAAATCTAAGCTTTGAGTAAACTATATCCATTCCATCCTCTAAGAGCAACTCCAAGGGAGAGggtaaatggagaggtaaagagaaataactaCCATTTTTACCtcttcttcataaaatttcatgctcCAAGGGAAAGGGTATTTGAGGAGGtattataccttcttttattttgaggaggtatctttacctcttcttgataGAAAAGGTATaaagttagttattttatttgctttttgaATTTACCTTCTTTCCTTGGAGTCCATTACTTTTTAAGAAGGTATAATAACCTTTTTGAGgaggtaaatgagaaatatacctTCTCAATATACCTTTcccccttggagatgctctaattaaGATTTTCTACATAGAACTTTCAATATTTAGAGGTAGTCCTTTGTGTTATGTGATCAATACAGGATTAAATTAGGTCGTTATAAGAGAGCAATTAAGGTTATTTTTACTTCgtttttagttcattatagGAAATTCGGATTTTTAAATGACCTAGGtcaattttagattatttagtTCATCTTAAAATCcgaatttcaaataatgaagtaaaattaaCCTTGGTATTCACAAactgtatttcttttttggtctGTGTTCTGTATTTAAGGTGTTTTTTCCCTTTAAGCGACCTCATGTTTAGTTCcataattatttgttattatttctttttttctctctaacaaagactaattttttcatacatcaagtatttttaaagttatagtTTCTCATTATCtataatcaattaatcatgctaattcaaacttttaattttgtaattaaaggAGAAATGTCTTTCAATGAAATTTATCGTCTTGTTGTGGGACAATGTTTCATTGTTATCTATCTTCATATATTTATCGTCTAGTTGTGACTTGTGGGACAATGTATTCATTGTTATATATCTTCAGATCTTACATACCTGCACCatgcaataattaaattaacgTGTATCATGGAATGCCAATGAATTATTGATACAcgtttattttattctcaaataattgaattattcttCCATATTCATCGACCTGTAAATAtgtaagaaatttaataaatttaagaggcaataatgcaaaaaaaaaaaaaaaaaaaactaaaataatttaaatgacaGTGAAACAGTGTCCCACATTATCATCatgaaaaacttaaaaatatggGAAAAATGTGATTCTAGAAGCATTTAGAGGCCTATATGAAGAGGGGTGTGCAAGCTCATAATCACATCAAAACTTACATTGtgatatttcatatttagaaaaagagagagagtatgGCTGAGCTTAAAGGGAAGTTGGTTGATAAGATTAACATAAAATCTGATGGAGATGTGTTCCATGAATTGTTCAGGGAGAAGCCACATCAGATCTCAGGCATTTGCCCAGACAAGAtccaaacatgtgatttgcATGAAGGCGAATGGGGCAAAGTCGGATCCATACTCGTCTGGAACTACTTCCACGGTACGCAGAAAAAAATATCGGTAGAGGCTCTCGTTGAACctattttcttacattttaCCAACATTTACTCCTTTCGGTCCCTATTATCTGtctcattttgttattttcgtCTGATCCTCATTAATTGTCTCAATCtatcacttttactatttacGGTAATTGGACTtaatatttcactaactttaataaagtcaaacaatttcttacaAACCGCACCAGgaaaaaatatggacatttaATAGAGACTGGAAGAAGCAGTCAGCGTCAAGTTAGTAAGAACTGAAGATAATTTTCGATAATAtcgataaagaaaaatataaagaggTTGACCGAGGCTTAAGCCCCACGTgttatatgtgtgtgtgtgtgtgtgttcgcatgtgttttttattgttaGTACTATGTGAGAACACTACAGTGaaggttttgaaaaaaagtttGTTCGCGTGTGTAGATGGGAAGGACAGGGTGGCGAAGGAGATAATCGAAGCCATAGATGAGGAGAACAAGTCGGTGACGTTCAAAGTGATAGAAGGGGATCTGATGGAGCATTACAAGGAGATAAAGCTGACGGTCCACGTGGACACGAAAGGAGAAGACAACCTGGTGACGTGGACCATCGAGTACGAGAAGGTGAAGGATGATACTGCTGATCCTCACACACTCATGGAGTTCTGCCTCCACGTCACCAAAGATATCGAGACTCACCACCTCAATTAGCGCCCATTCATCTGCTCCGTGGCGcctatttgtaatttaataaatactctGTCGAGTATCATCTTATCTCTTGTTCGATTGTCTATGTATTTATGGTGTGTGTTGTAATTTGTGGGAGTGCCTGCTCTGTTTGTTTCTTCCTCAAATCGAACTTCGTATTTATATAAACTACTATCAAGTTTGTGTATTTTCTTAGTCTGGCTAGATCATCgagtttattattttgtaagaCTTAAACTATACATAAGTCTTACTTACTAACTGATttctatagtataataatcGAAACGAAAATAATTGACTGACCAATTAAGCTATGTATAGgctgaaaaaaaattactaacatttttaatatattttgaggaAGGGTGTTGACACAAATTTATGTCAATTCATACTATGACTTTATTAGTAGAATTCGGCTGCAGTGTTATTCATTCTACTTCG
The genomic region above belongs to Salvia hispanica cultivar TCC Black 2014 chromosome 3, UniMelb_Shisp_WGS_1.0, whole genome shotgun sequence and contains:
- the LOC125212527 gene encoding kirola-like — encoded protein: MAELKGKLVDKINIKSDGDVFHELFREKPHQISGICPDKIQTCDLHEGEWGKVGSILVWNYFHDGKDRVAKEIIEAIDEENKSVTFKVIEGDLMEHYKEIKLTVHVDTKGEDNLVTWTIEYEKVKDDTADPHTLMEFCLHVTKDIETHHLN